TACAAACTGAGTAATGAAATACGTTATGAATACTTTATTATACTTGTGTCAAAAGTTAAAGCTGTTTAAATAACTATTACACTGCAACAGCGAGAAAGTGAATGCTCGACTGCAAGAGGTCATACGTCAGAATGGTAAATTACGAATAAACGGAGCAGTGCATAAAGCTGACGTGAAAGAGTTTGAAAATCTTGGACAAATCGGAAGTGGAACATGTGGTCAAGTTTACAAGATGAAATATAGGCCAACTGGACATATAATGGCAGTCAAGGTAAATAGTAATGTCTGTTTGTAGCTGTACAAACCGCATGAGCGTGTTTTGATATTTGgctgcaaacattttgaggttTGCGTGACAAACTGACGTATAATATACTTTGCATATTACCCTTAACTGTGAATTAATCAAGCTTTGTAACACAAGTTGTTGTGATATTTGCCTTGATGAATAAAGTAAGTCTTACCATTCTTTTAGCAAATGCACAGATCTGGTAACAGGGAggaaaataaaagaattttaatgGATCTTGATATTGTTCAAAAAAGCCATGATTGTCCACACATTGTCACCTGCTATGGTACATTTGTAACCGAAGTAAGTTTTTGTTAGATTTAGCCACATCATCCACCATAGCACATATTTTGAACAACACAGTTACTTGTTGTGTTTTAGTGAATGATATCAATTTCAGGTATAGGTACTGCTATGCCAAACAAATGCAATATAACTTTGCTGTATATATGTTTAGAGCAGCGTATGGATTTGTATGGAGTTAATGGAAACCTGCTTTGACAagctaaagaaaaaaattggttCCCTCCCGGAAAACATCATCGGAAAACTGACAGTATCTGTAAGTcagtaaaaaaattacattaaatttGGTTCACCATGCAGCAAAAGATTGACCTTTTACAATTAATCTACCTTTTTAATTGTGTCAAAcgcaaaatacattttaaagGTTGTAAAAGCACTCGACTACCTCAAAGAAAAACATGGCGTTATCCATAGAGATGTCAAGCCATCAAACATTCTCGTTAATAAGCAAGGTGATATCAAATTATGTGATTTTGGCATAAGTGGAAGACTGGTTGATTCTCAAGCCAAGACAAGGGCAGCTGGGTGTGCAGCATACATGGCAGTAAGTTGAAAATCCTGGTTGTCAGATAATAGTAGTTtggaaagaaaactttttattggtatAAAGCTTAGTGAAAATATGCATTTCACTGTTTCTCAATCGGATACTTAAAAAACACTCCTGGTTTTCCACGCCAGAGTTCTCAGAGAGAATTTTTCATTCTCTCACATTGAAACCAGGAAACAAAGTACCCAGAGTATTTGTAGAGAAAAGAGACTTTCATCACCTCACCAGTCACCACTGTTTCTATCATATTTCAGCCTGAAAGAATCAGTCCTGACCCATCACATCCGAATTATGATATCAGAGCAGAcgtttggagtttgggaatttcattggttgaatTAGCGACCGGTGTCTTCCCTTACAGTGATTGCAAGACAGACTTCGAAATGCTGACAAAGATCCTAGAAGAAGACCCCCCATCTTTACCACTTGATCAACCTTTTTCAATAGATTTTCAAAGATTTGTTGCTTACTGGTAAATAGTAATTGTTACTCTTTCATAGCTGCTGttgttaaatgcaaaatatattttttcattttattttacactATATTACAGTTGCACAAAAGACTATCAGCAGAGGCCGAAATACAAAGAACTACTTGTGCATGAATTCGTAAAACGTTACGAGCGTACCAACGTCGCCATTCCGCAGTGGTTGAATTCAGTAGTCGGCAtggctaaaacagcttcttTACAACGAGTCAAGTCTTCTCAGAGTGGTGAATCCGCCAATGATCCTTTTGCTTTCGCCGGAGAGATCACAAAGGCTCAGTTCATGAAGCATTCGCGCGCGCGTTCTTGGGGTGGTGCAATGGACATCTCCAAACCGCAAAATAGTTCTACTTCCACCTTTTCCATATTTAGGTGAAGGTTTTTTACTCGTTTAGTTTTTTAAAGGTGCAATATACTAGACccattttgaaaagtttgaagtcgggggcaagtccaaaacaAGTTGACCTTAAAACAAAGAACAGTTGTCAGTACGTATATTGCAGaaagcatttttttcttttatgttgtGGTTACAGGCAGTTCTTGCCGTAAATGTAttcacaaaaatgcaaattcatCGCTTTATTATGACGGTCGTTGGAGGTCTAGTTGTTTGGGTCATGTATGAGTAGAATATTTCATATTGCTGGCGAGAAATAGTTATACGTAAAGCGTACTTAACTGCATAACCGGAATATCTTGCGTTAATTAAGCTTAATCTGGCTTAtggttttttgtatttttataggTTAATGTAGGTGCTAAGCTACAGCTCACTAAGCTTAGTTTTGGCTGTTGGCGTTAGCCAAGTCCGGTAGCCGTAATTACGGTAAAACAATCATGCTTCACCAGTACATGTAGACTACTGTTTTCTGTGTCATCCTTATGCTAAAAATATACACTACCTGCTAGTAATTGCTTACGTACAGACACGCATTCCATTGAAAAACGCGTAAGCTTGCGTACCACTACAGTACTACCATATTTTGTTCAACCCCATACAGCTTATTGTTTGTACATGTTGATGTCACAATTAGCGCTAAGTATGCGATATAATTCTCCCaaaactgcttaaccactacatattattGATATTCTTTTCTCCAGTACACGTGCTGAGAACTATTTTTCAATGTAAGGCCAGCTTGTATTTGGACTTGCCCATCACTTTTAAGTTCACTAACTTCTACCTAGTCAGCACGACTGAATTGCATAGTGCGTGGTAAATTACATGAATGACGTCTGTGCGTGAACCTAGGTTCTTGTATTACGTGTGCTCTGCCGTTTCACGAGACTTAGCTGCTCTTATTTTGATCCTTGTACAATTGCCATACAGGTTCGTGAGTGCTAAAATCAGtgtttttttgcgtttttctTCTGTTCCCGAGCTCCATTCTTAACTATAAATCCATTTAAAACTGCTGGCTTTTGCTGCTCTTTTCTTGATTTGCACGTTTTTACGACCtaaaagttttatgttttgttttgtgatctTCTGGCGCGCTTTTGTTAAATAAATGTTAGTAGGTGTTTACCAGGGTGTCTTGCAATTACAAAAAGAACGTCCCGTGACGTATATTTAAAATGATATCATTCCCAATTCATAAAGAAACGATACGATAAAGATATCATGaacatattttgcaatgtaatgTTGAGTGGTTCCATGTCAACATAACTCAGCGTCTTGCTAACTAGaccaattataattatactCAAACGAGTAAGCGGTTAAATAGCAATCGTCACAGtcataataacatttttactGTAAAACAATTACACTGGACTTCTTAGCAGGTAGCAAAGTAGATTGCCCTCAACATGTAACCAGTTTGGCCAAAATATCGTGCAAACTGAAATGCCGAACATGAGTTGGATGAAGCGACCTTTGCCCTCAcagaaaaacaaatgtttgaaaaaaaacagGCGAGGATGGACTCTGGCTATGTGCTGGTaggaaatattaaaataacaatAGAAGTATAGATACGTGAAGACACactgaaacattttattaaacgGACGTTTTCGACATATG
Above is a window of Clavelina lepadiformis chromosome 8, kaClaLepa1.1, whole genome shotgun sequence DNA encoding:
- the LOC143469288 gene encoding dual specificity mitogen-activated protein kinase kinase 7-like, encoding MSGNVASGTVSLSDLEERMKKLESNFKQQTSKPKSLGLPQQNQNTVSSTRPQMSLNFNSSNPTSAMKPISLMSGPKKKQISFALPPTFSPPVKSQESEKVNARLQEVIRQNGKLRINGAVHKADVKEFENLGQIGSGTCGQVYKMKYRPTGHIMAVKQMHRSGNREENKRILMDLDIVQKSHDCPHIVTCYGTFVTESSVWICMELMETCFDKLKKKIGSLPENIIGKLTVSVVKALDYLKEKHGVIHRDVKPSNILVNKQGDIKLCDFGISGRLVDSQAKTRAAGCAAYMAPERISPDPSHPNYDIRADVWSLGISLVELATGVFPYSDCKTDFEMLTKILEEDPPSLPLDQPFSIDFQRFVAYCCTKDYQQRPKYKELLVHEFVKRYERTNVAIPQWLNSVVGMAKTASLQRVKSSQSGESANDPFAFAGEITKAQFMKHSRARSWGGAMDISKPQNSSTSTFSIFR